A genome region from Gigantopelta aegis isolate Gae_Host chromosome 3, Gae_host_genome, whole genome shotgun sequence includes the following:
- the LOC121367635 gene encoding toll-like receptor 4, whose translation MKAALRQAVLTISLCLVVTSCIQATEDDRYVTPPCYPCVCFNNTENQFVGNCSSRNLTTVPASLPSTVQILLMRNNDIKTLQAEMFSNLTKLIYLDLSDNKIFQIDSKAFYNLTDLQELHLKNNYMRSYPENALSALVSLKRLYMDGLDNEMFGQGFLHLRQLVLMDLSGDGLRKCKIITLKNNTFTNLPHLETLVLSRCNITDIAVAAFSPLTSLNVLDLSYNTNLGFPRLGRLMYGVQNSSLRVLKANAIVHNLAMCVIIKKEHLEYFRNTHLETLYVDENRIEAFESGALSLLPTTLKYISAERNRFTVGRYINEVVNMVGLISLSITYNDSPMGTYFKSVESSIIPEGHDQIWDACAECLSDIVGPYPWELSSQEPDVVYDFKTDSEDIISDVNGKQIICVHIPPYLQTLKITRSHLQFKLSRLYFTSNNISILDLSFNLLDKWKGPIYGLENVTHLNLSNNWASIMSNSFFDHFDRLEYLNLAHNLLGRQLENKRLGTFLQPLTSLKYLDLSNNGIHRFYRHTFDGLVSLETLIVTENVLYLDWPLRVILMKSLKLVNFSNNQIRWLSNILMDDFTQLSESQNITLDLSNNPLACTCDKFYFIDWIVSSRINFYNVDNYYCILADGNYSRIGNWKDNLDELRRQCRGFNLGLVVGVFLATLVLLIVIVGAVVYRFRWKLRYWFYAARLRYRNAAQSRDEPFDYAAFVSYADDDRTIVITDMLEKVERTAGLRLNIHHRDFIPGGMIVESIISAIQKSSKTLVMLSRNFLDSSWCMYELQMALMEEATTGRDIVVVVMLEYIAYNDLPRAVRRLVDTDSYIHYQLFDDKDLFWERVVSSLKDG comes from the exons ATGAAG GCTGCTTTACGTCAGGCTGTACTGACAATCAGTTTGTGTTTGGTTGTGACGTCATGTATCCAGGCAACGGAAGACGATCGATATGTGACGCCACCATGCTACCCCTGTGTATGTTTCAACAACACTGAAAACCAGTTTGTTGGGAACTGTTCGTCACGAAATCTCACGACAGTTCCTGCCTCACTTCCAAGTACCGTACAAATCCTTTTAATGAGAAACAATGACATAAAAACACTGCAGGCAGAAATGTTTTCCAACCTCACAAAACTGATTTATCTCGATTTGTCtgacaacaaaatatttcaaattgaCAGCAAGGCGTTCTACAATTTAACAGATTTACAAgaattgcatttaaaaaacaactataTGAGATCATATCCAGAAAATGCCTTGTCTGCTTTAGTCTCTCTAAAGCGTCTGTATATGGATGGTCTTGATAATGAAATGTTTGGCCAGGGATTTCTTCACCTGCGGCAGCTGGTTCTGATGGACCTCTCTGGTGATGGACTGAGGAAATGCAAAATCATCACCTTGAAGAATAACACATTCACAAACCTACCCCACCTGGAAACACTCGTCTTGTCGCGTTGTAACATCACAGACATAGCGGTCGCTGCATTTTCTCCCCTGACCTCACTGAATGTGCTAGATCTGTCTTACAATACGAATCTTGGCTTTCCCAGGCTTGGTAGGCTGATGTACGGCGTCCAGAATTCCTCACTCAGGGTTCTTAAAGCTAACGCCATTGTGCACAATTTAGCAATGTGTGTTATCATAAAAAAGGAGCATTTAGAATATTTTAGAAACACACATTTGGAAACTCTATACGTGGATGAGAACAGAATAGAAGCGTTTGAAAGTGGCGCTTTGTCTCTGTTGCCTACCACGTTGAAATATATATCTGCCGAGAGAAACAGATTTACCGTTGGACGGTACATCAACGAAGTGGTCAATATGGTTGGATTAATAAGTTTGAGCATTACTTACAATGACAGTCCTATGGGCACGTATTTTAAGTCCGTTGAAAGTTCGATCATTCCAGAAGGACATGACCAAATATGGGACGCATGCGCAGAATGTTTGTCTGATATAGTAGGACCTTACCCATGGGAATTGTCGTCTCAAGAACCTGATGTTGTGTATGATTTTAAAACGGATTCTGAAGATATAATATCTGATGTAAACGGAAAACAGATAATTTGTGTACATATACCTCcttatttacaaacattaaaaattactCGCAGTCATCTTCAGTTCAAATTATCCAGGTTATATTTCACAAGCAATAACATTTCTATCTTGGATTTATCATTTAACCTTTTAGACAAATGGAAAGGGCCCATTTATGGTTTGGAAAACGTAACACACCTTAACTTATCAAACAACTGGGCTTCGATTATGTCTAACAGTTTCTTTGACCACTTCGACCGTTTGGAATATTTGAACTTGGCACACAACCTTCTTGGACGTCAGTTAGAAAACAAGCGACTCGGTACGTTTCTACAACCGCTAACAAGCCTGAAGTATTTGGATTTGTCAAACAATGGCATTCATCGATTCTACCGACACACTTTTGATGGACTGGTCTCGCTGGAGACGTTGATTGTAACCGAAAATGTCCTTTATTTGGACTGGCCTTTGAGAGTAATATTAATGAAAAGTTTGAAACTTGTAAACTTCTCCAACAACCAGATCCGTTGGCTTTCTAACATTCTCATGGACGACTTTACACAACTGTCGGAATCTCAGAACATAACGTTAGACCTATCAAACAATCCCCTGGCCTGCACGTGCGACAAGTTCTATTTCATTGACTGGATAGTCAGTTCACGCATCAACTTCTACAATGTGGACAACTATTATTGCATTCTAGCAGATGGAAACTATTCTCGAATAGGCAACTGGAAGGACAACCTTGATGAACTGAGACGCCAGTGTCGAGGTTTTAACCTGGGTCTGGTAGTCGGTGTTTTCCTGGCTACTCTAGTTTTACTTATTGTCATTGTTGGCGCTGTAGTGTATCGCTTCCGCTGGAAGCTGAGATACTGGTTCTACGCTGCGCGACTTCGGTACAGGAACGCCGCGCAATCTCGCGACGAACCTTTCGACTACGCCGCTTTTGTGTCTTACGCCGACGACGACCGCACCATCGTGATCACCGACATGCTGGAAAAGGTGGAGAGGACGGCGGGACTGAGGTTGAACATCCACCACCGCGACTTCATCCCAGGCGGCATGATCGTGGAGAGCATCATCTCGGCCATTCAGAAAAGTTCCAAGACGTTGGTGATGCTCAGCAGGAACTTCCTCGACAGTAGCTGGTGCATGTACGAGTTGCAGATGGCGCTGATGGAGGAGGCGACGACGGGCCGCGatatcgtcgtcgtcgtcatgcTGGAGTACATCGCCTACAACGACCTGCCCAGGGCGGTGCGGCGTCTCGTCGACACAGACTCCTATATCCACTATCAGCTCTTCGACGACAAAGACCTGTTTTGGGAAAGGGTCGTTTCCTCGCTGAAAGATGGTTAA